From Desulfomonilaceae bacterium, the proteins below share one genomic window:
- a CDS encoding DUF362 domain-containing protein, with protein MTKKAIVAVTRTKPETVLEDIKLTMERAHFTEFLDPSRTVILKDNISWHFPFLSANTTPWQLEGVIIALKEAGYKDIVCVQNETVVTNAFKGEKFNKYIPIFEKYKIKVLYNFRESDIRWIKYKPKAKMRVLDDIFPEGISIPEYFLGKNIIHLPTVKCHIYTGTTGSMKNAFGGLLNSKRHYTHSVIHDTLNDLLDIQKEIHSGIFTVMDGTVAGCGPGPRTMIPIEKDLMLASGDCAAIDAVAAKLMGFDPMSLDFIRIAHESNLGIGNPDQIEVVGEDISSENWRFSVGNNAASAVGKFIWFGPLKPLQKLFFHTPLVYAFVFGSFFYHDYIYWPMKARPQIEAFKKTSKWGKLFDSYPE; from the coding sequence ATGACAAAAAAAGCCATAGTCGCAGTTACGAGGACCAAACCGGAAACTGTGCTTGAAGATATCAAGCTCACCATGGAACGCGCTCATTTCACCGAATTCCTTGATCCTTCAAGGACAGTAATCTTGAAGGACAATATTTCCTGGCACTTCCCCTTTTTGAGCGCAAATACCACACCGTGGCAACTCGAGGGGGTGATCATCGCTTTGAAAGAAGCTGGATACAAGGACATAGTATGTGTTCAGAACGAAACAGTGGTCACAAATGCTTTTAAAGGTGAGAAATTTAATAAGTACATACCGATATTTGAAAAATATAAAATAAAGGTCCTTTATAATTTTCGTGAGTCCGATATTAGGTGGATCAAGTATAAACCCAAAGCGAAGATGAGAGTCTTGGACGACATTTTTCCTGAAGGCATAAGCATTCCGGAATATTTCCTGGGGAAAAATATCATTCATCTGCCCACGGTGAAATGTCACATATATACAGGCACGACGGGTTCGATGAAAAATGCGTTCGGCGGGTTGCTCAATTCCAAGAGACATTATACCCACTCGGTGATTCACGATACGCTCAACGACCTCCTCGACATTCAAAAGGAGATCCATTCGGGAATTTTTACCGTCATGGACGGCACGGTCGCAGGATGTGGGCCCGGTCCAAGGACTATGATTCCAATTGAAAAGGATCTTATGCTTGCTTCGGGCGATTGCGCCGCGATAGACGCCGTGGCCGCAAAGCTGATGGGGTTTGATCCTATGAGCCTTGATTTTATCCGTATTGCTCACGAATCCAACCTGGGGATAGGGAACCCGGATCAAATAGAAGTGGTGGGAGAAGATATCTCGAGCGAGAACTGGCGCTTCTCGGTTGGTAATAATGCCGCTTCCGCAGTGGGGAAATTCATCTGGTTTGGGCCTTTAAAGCCTCTTCAGAAATTGTTTTTTCACACCCCTCTAGTTTACGCTTTTGTATTCGGTTCATTCTTTTATCATGATTATATTTATTGGCCCATGAAAGCCAGACCCCAGATTGAGGCGTTCAAAAAAACTTCTAAATGGGGAAAACTCTTTGATTCTTATCCAGAATAA
- a CDS encoding long-chain fatty acid--CoA ligase, which translates to MDKIWLKSYASSVPPEIDIEKINPTEALTRTAQRFPDNTALIFQGTKISFKKLDEMVSRFASALTDLGVKPGDTVATLLPNIAQMVVAIYGALRAGAVVALNNPLYTDRELQHQYNDSNSTLLVCLDLLVPRMAALRSKTKIRKIVSCHIRDYLPFPLKQLFPFVRKGMHLKTPNVQDVYEFTDLLKKYSPTKNPVKSKWDDTALLLYTGGTTGVSKGVELTHANLSSNVQQCRSWFYAFNDGAETVVGCLPFFHSFGLTTAMNMAVFYGYANILIPKPEPKAILESIQKCKATYIPAVPTLYNGMINFPDLKKYDISSIRGCFSGGAPLPLETIRKFEELTGAQICEGYGLTETTPVATINPLGGKRKPGSIGLPIPNTGAKLVAVDDYNQEITAFNEPGELCIKGPQVMKGYINRPDETELTLRDGWLLTGDIAVMDEEGYLTIVDRKKDMIISGGFNIYPRDVDEVLFAHPKIMEACAIGVPDTYSGERIKAYVVLKSGETATPIEIIDYCKDNLVKYKVPKYVEFVNELPKSAVGKILRKELKRMEEEKAQKETS; encoded by the coding sequence ATGGACAAGATATGGCTAAAATCATATGCATCAAGCGTCCCACCGGAAATTGATATCGAAAAAATCAATCCGACGGAAGCGCTGACTAGAACCGCGCAAAGGTTCCCTGACAATACGGCGCTCATTTTTCAGGGCACAAAGATTTCTTTCAAAAAACTTGACGAAATGGTGTCACGTTTTGCCTCCGCATTAACGGATTTGGGCGTAAAACCCGGGGACACCGTAGCCACATTGCTCCCTAACATTGCCCAGATGGTCGTGGCCATTTATGGAGCCCTACGCGCAGGAGCAGTGGTAGCTTTAAATAATCCTCTGTATACTGATCGTGAACTCCAGCATCAGTATAACGATTCAAATTCGACCCTACTTGTCTGTCTGGACCTCCTGGTTCCCCGAATGGCGGCGTTGAGGAGCAAAACAAAAATCCGCAAGATCGTATCTTGCCACATCAGAGACTACTTGCCTTTCCCATTAAAACAGCTCTTCCCGTTCGTCAGAAAGGGCATGCATCTTAAAACTCCGAACGTGCAGGATGTTTATGAATTTACCGATCTACTGAAAAAGTATTCTCCTACAAAAAATCCGGTGAAATCCAAATGGGACGATACGGCTCTATTACTATATACCGGTGGCACTACGGGCGTATCCAAGGGCGTTGAGTTAACCCACGCCAATCTGTCAAGCAATGTTCAACAGTGTAGATCATGGTTTTACGCATTTAATGATGGAGCCGAAACAGTAGTGGGATGTCTGCCGTTTTTTCACTCTTTTGGATTGACAACAGCCATGAACATGGCGGTTTTTTACGGCTATGCAAACATCCTGATTCCCAAACCTGAACCTAAAGCAATCCTTGAATCGATTCAGAAGTGTAAAGCCACTTATATCCCCGCTGTTCCGACTCTTTACAACGGAATGATTAATTTCCCGGATCTGAAAAAATATGACATCTCGTCAATCAGGGGGTGTTTTTCAGGCGGGGCTCCGTTACCTCTGGAAACCATACGCAAATTTGAGGAACTTACAGGGGCTCAGATCTGCGAAGGTTATGGACTCACGGAAACTACCCCTGTAGCGACGATCAATCCTCTGGGGGGCAAAAGGAAACCGGGGTCAATTGGGTTACCAATACCCAATACAGGGGCGAAACTCGTTGCTGTAGACGATTATAATCAGGAAATCACCGCATTCAACGAACCAGGCGAGCTTTGCATAAAGGGCCCGCAAGTCATGAAAGGATACATAAATAGACCGGATGAGACTGAATTGACTCTTCGCGACGGCTGGCTTCTAACTGGCGATATTGCTGTCATGGATGAAGAAGGTTATCTGACGATTGTTGACAGGAAAAAGGATATGATCATATCAGGGGGGTTCAACATCTACCCAAGAGATGTAGATGAAGTGCTTTTCGCCCACCCGAAGATCATGGAGGCTTGCGCCATCGGCGTCCCTGACACATATTCCGGCGAGCGAATCAAGGCATATGTTGTTTTAAAATCAGGAGAAACTGCCACACCAATTGAAATAATTGACTACTGCAAAGATAACCTGGTCAAGTACAAGGTTCCAAAATATGTAGAGTTTGTGAACGAGTTGCCGAAAAGCGCAGTGGGAAAGATCCTGAGAAAAGAACTGAAACGTATGGAAGAGGAGAAAGCTCAAAAAGAGACTTCATAA
- the lpxC gene encoding UDP-3-O-acyl-N-acetylglucosamine deacetylase, translated as MEKGRVLIVDDQEEILTSLGAILADEGHEVLKARDGQDALHIVQSDSPDIVFLDIWIPGIDGLQTLKAIKRIAPKCHVIMMSGHGTIETAVKAIKLGAEDYLEKPLNLEDTLHLVDKAVSSKKIMSEIMDLSGNPGPLIGASHLAANIRRSIENSAHESGSALIYGEKGSGKEFIARMIHFSSGKDRHKLVKVSCDEFTKDNLGEVLYGRGSDGESSRTGKLKIAAGGTLLLVGIDRLAPGLEIPLARMLVTMAAGTQKAIPGVNLTRLLSTSKKSPEEMIASGFSDDAMNILAQRVIRAPALRERPEDIPLLVRHFLAEASREFDKDIREVEDVALSRLSAHTWPGNIKELKILVEHTVMNTSGHTLTINELLLPAYTKSESEESVRQGVPRFSFPLGRPSSPPARSDLSERDTLQGLGLKPEHLMQKTLRGKVVIYGQGLHSGQKTGLTISPLPPNSGINFGHITSGGTVPALLPFVQSTNLCTSLRGHDAIARTIEHLMAVFHVYGLTNLLVKIAGEVPIMDGSALEFCNLVENAEIITQDELVEQIDITESFEITLPDGSPKSMRIEPSDAFSVEYHMDYPQPIGKLDMTFRLSGVEDFKSEIAPARTFGFVRDMRIMDEMGLAGGGKLSNLILLDDDKVVNPPLRFQDEYVRHKILDILGDFYLLGKPIVGKIVAVQTGHSENIAMLRLINEKLGIL; from the coding sequence ATGGAAAAGGGACGTGTGCTGATAGTAGACGACCAAGAGGAGATTCTAACTTCACTTGGCGCAATATTGGCCGACGAAGGTCATGAGGTTCTGAAGGCTCGTGATGGGCAGGATGCGCTGCACATCGTTCAAAGCGACTCCCCGGATATTGTTTTTCTCGACATATGGATTCCAGGTATAGACGGCTTGCAGACGCTAAAGGCTATCAAGCGTATTGCTCCCAAGTGTCACGTGATCATGATGAGTGGACACGGTACCATTGAGACCGCCGTAAAAGCTATTAAACTGGGGGCGGAAGACTACCTCGAGAAGCCTCTGAATCTTGAAGACACACTTCATTTAGTTGACAAAGCCGTTTCTTCCAAGAAAATCATGTCCGAGATCATGGACTTGTCCGGTAATCCCGGCCCGCTAATCGGAGCTTCCCATTTAGCGGCGAATATCAGGAGATCCATTGAAAATTCGGCTCACGAATCCGGTTCGGCGCTCATTTACGGAGAAAAGGGCTCAGGTAAGGAATTCATTGCCAGAATGATTCACTTTTCGTCCGGAAAAGACCGCCATAAGCTAGTCAAAGTTAGTTGTGACGAATTCACGAAAGATAATCTTGGAGAGGTTCTATATGGGCGAGGGTCTGATGGTGAGTCTTCAAGGACCGGGAAACTTAAAATAGCGGCAGGAGGAACTCTCCTGTTGGTAGGTATCGACAGATTAGCGCCTGGACTTGAAATCCCTCTGGCTCGAATGTTGGTCACAATGGCCGCAGGTACCCAAAAGGCGATTCCCGGAGTGAACTTGACAAGGCTACTTTCAACTTCCAAAAAGTCTCCTGAGGAGATGATAGCGTCCGGATTTTCCGATGACGCAATGAACATCCTGGCGCAGCGGGTAATTCGTGCTCCTGCTCTTAGAGAACGTCCTGAAGATATTCCTCTACTGGTAAGGCACTTTTTGGCTGAGGCGTCCAGGGAATTCGACAAGGATATAAGGGAAGTGGAGGACGTTGCATTGTCAAGACTGTCCGCTCACACTTGGCCAGGCAATATCAAGGAACTGAAGATACTGGTGGAACATACAGTAATGAACACGTCAGGACACACTCTAACCATCAACGAGTTGCTTCTGCCGGCGTACACGAAATCAGAATCAGAGGAATCAGTAAGGCAAGGAGTTCCAAGATTTTCATTTCCCTTGGGTCGCCCTTCCTCACCCCCAGCAAGGTCTGACCTTTCCGAACGGGACACGCTTCAAGGATTAGGACTAAAACCCGAGCATCTCATGCAGAAGACTTTGAGAGGCAAAGTGGTAATCTATGGCCAAGGGCTTCATTCCGGTCAAAAAACGGGACTTACGATATCTCCCCTACCCCCAAACTCAGGCATAAATTTTGGACACATAACATCCGGTGGCACAGTGCCTGCTCTGTTACCATTTGTACAATCCACCAATTTGTGTACGAGTCTCAGGGGCCATGACGCGATTGCTAGAACAATAGAGCATCTAATGGCGGTTTTTCACGTGTACGGATTGACAAATTTGCTCGTAAAGATTGCAGGAGAAGTCCCGATTATGGACGGATCCGCTCTTGAATTCTGTAACCTTGTTGAAAACGCCGAAATAATAACACAGGACGAATTAGTTGAACAAATTGATATTACAGAGTCTTTTGAAATCACTTTACCCGACGGAAGCCCCAAAAGCATGCGGATTGAGCCGTCTGACGCTTTTTCGGTAGAATATCACATGGATTACCCACAGCCTATCGGAAAGCTTGATATGACTTTTAGGCTCTCAGGAGTTGAAGACTTTAAGTCTGAGATTGCGCCGGCACGAACTTTCGGATTCGTACGCGACATGCGAATTATGGACGAGATGGGGCTGGCCGGCGGAGGAAAACTATCCAATCTGATCCTTCTCGATGACGACAAGGTGGTTAACCCGCCGCTGCGCTTTCAAGACGAATACGTGAGACACAAGATCCTCGACATCCTAGGTGATTTTTATTTGCTGGGAAAACCGATAGTCGGGAAAATAGTCGCTGTACAGACAGGGCACTCCGAAAACATCGCCATGTTGAGGCTCATAAACGAAAAGCTGGGAATACTTTAG
- a CDS encoding response regulator — protein sequence MTSEIFQNLTENYHTKILVVEDSPTQAIRLQHILETRGFEVSVAFNGKSALEQLQTYRPNMVISDVIMPEMDGYELCRRIKGDESLKDIPVILLTSLSDPEDIIRGLEAGADNFITKPYQEKLLVSRIQYIIVNREIRARSSAGLGIEIFFAGRKHFLAADRIQIVDLLLSSYETAVQNYHDLERTNAELTKANELVSAEANKLRTLIECLDAGIVFADENDVITEMNSRFADLFETKQSEILGETIWEVHEHSQHLDHIKGVVSRFKSGLSQDRVLVDRKIFGRDLSMTIQPIFEHDTYKGMILSVLDVTDFVQAREQTQQANRAKSQFLANMSHEIRTPLNGIVGMAQLALNTNLDEHQREYIEAIRSSSQDLVNIINDILDFSKIEAGKLSLSPEAFSLRQSISNVVSNLALQAYSKGVELLYDVEQDTPDQLIGDSGRLRQILINLIGNAIKFTDQGEIFVAVRAEPLSDTTVKLHFAIQDTGVGIPNEKLKTIFQAFEQVDSSPTRQFGGTGLGLAVSSQLCQIMDGDIWVESELGKGSVFYFTVKMESQPGHKLESNVQGSMSSLVGRSVLLVEDNATSRRLIEEALSRIGMRVQSAQDADEALSILSSSENEGHLFDFILADMTLPNTNGLELLRDFRDRNLANQSKALLLIPRGINPDSSLCDELQVSGLISKPLGPAELLAGLLKTVEPSESHGPEYDEEIRSSANQELKPGLEILVAEDNLINQKLATYMLKGLGHNVSIATNGQEALDSIRKARFDVILMDVQMPVMDGLEATKRIREQEKSLNRHTPIVALTAHAMKGDRERCLEAGMDDYISKPINYHELVEAICRIQQEFPEGA from the coding sequence ATGACCTCAGAAATATTTCAAAATTTGACAGAGAATTACCACACAAAAATCCTTGTTGTGGAAGACAGTCCCACTCAGGCCATTCGACTCCAGCATATTTTGGAAACCAGAGGATTTGAAGTTTCAGTCGCGTTTAACGGAAAATCTGCTTTGGAACAACTTCAGACCTACCGTCCAAACATGGTTATCAGCGACGTAATCATGCCCGAGATGGACGGTTACGAACTCTGTAGAAGGATCAAAGGGGATGAAAGTCTTAAAGACATTCCCGTGATTCTTCTCACCTCACTGTCGGACCCTGAAGACATTATTAGAGGTTTAGAGGCAGGAGCCGACAATTTTATCACCAAGCCATACCAGGAAAAGCTCCTTGTATCCAGGATCCAATACATAATCGTCAATCGCGAAATCAGGGCCAGATCGAGCGCTGGTTTGGGTATTGAAATTTTTTTCGCCGGCCGGAAACATTTTCTGGCGGCAGATCGTATTCAAATTGTCGACCTGCTACTTTCATCATACGAGACAGCGGTTCAAAACTATCATGACCTTGAAAGAACCAACGCTGAACTCACAAAGGCTAACGAACTGGTTTCTGCTGAGGCAAACAAACTTAGGACGCTGATTGAATGCCTGGACGCCGGCATAGTGTTCGCCGACGAAAATGATGTAATTACAGAGATGAATAGTAGATTCGCTGATCTATTTGAAACAAAACAGTCCGAAATTCTGGGTGAAACTATTTGGGAAGTTCATGAGCATAGTCAGCATCTTGACCATATTAAAGGGGTAGTGTCCAGGTTCAAGAGCGGACTATCTCAGGATCGAGTGTTGGTAGATCGAAAGATATTTGGCCGTGATCTTTCCATGACAATCCAGCCCATCTTTGAACACGACACCTACAAGGGTATGATACTGAGCGTTTTGGATGTGACCGACTTCGTTCAAGCCCGGGAACAAACTCAACAGGCCAATCGAGCTAAAAGTCAGTTCCTTGCAAACATGAGCCATGAAATACGCACACCGTTGAACGGAATCGTGGGTATGGCTCAGTTGGCCCTGAACACCAACCTCGATGAGCATCAGAGGGAGTACATCGAGGCTATTAGATCTTCTTCTCAAGATCTGGTCAATATCATCAATGATATCCTGGATTTTTCCAAGATTGAGGCAGGCAAACTGTCGCTTTCTCCCGAGGCTTTCAGCCTCAGACAGTCGATTTCGAACGTTGTATCCAACCTGGCGCTTCAGGCTTATTCTAAAGGAGTAGAGCTACTTTATGATGTGGAACAGGATACTCCTGATCAATTAATCGGAGATTCAGGAAGGTTGAGGCAAATTCTTATAAATTTGATAGGAAACGCTATCAAGTTTACTGATCAGGGGGAAATCTTTGTTGCTGTCAGGGCTGAACCTTTGTCAGACACGACGGTAAAACTTCATTTTGCTATCCAGGACACAGGCGTTGGTATACCTAATGAAAAGTTAAAGACTATTTTTCAGGCTTTCGAGCAAGTTGATTCTTCGCCCACTCGGCAGTTCGGCGGCACTGGCTTAGGATTGGCTGTTTCTTCTCAGCTTTGTCAAATAATGGATGGAGATATTTGGGTTGAAAGCGAACTCGGTAAAGGAAGCGTGTTTTACTTCACGGTCAAAATGGAATCGCAACCCGGACACAAACTGGAATCAAATGTTCAAGGCTCCATGAGTTCCCTAGTTGGTCGTTCCGTATTATTGGTTGAGGACAATGCTACGAGCCGTAGGCTGATAGAAGAAGCGCTTTCAAGAATCGGGATGCGGGTTCAATCTGCTCAAGACGCTGATGAAGCTTTGTCCATTCTTTCTTCTTCCGAAAATGAAGGACATCTTTTTGACTTTATTTTGGCGGATATGACTTTGCCAAACACTAACGGATTGGAACTGCTTAGGGATTTCAGGGATAGGAATCTTGCCAATCAATCAAAAGCGCTTCTCCTTATTCCTAGAGGCATCAATCCTGATTCGAGTCTGTGTGATGAACTCCAGGTATCGGGGCTTATATCAAAACCGCTCGGACCTGCCGAACTCCTGGCAGGTTTGCTAAAGACGGTCGAACCATCTGAGTCCCATGGACCCGAATATGATGAGGAGATTCGGTCAAGCGCAAACCAAGAGTTGAAACCCGGTTTAGAGATACTTGTCGCTGAAGATAATCTCATTAATCAGAAGTTGGCCACATACATGCTGAAGGGTTTAGGCCACAATGTTTCCATTGCCACCAACGGACAAGAAGCCTTGGATTCAATCCGAAAAGCTAGATTCGACGTAATCCTCATGGATGTTCAAATGCCGGTTATGGACGGCCTTGAAGCCACAAAGCGGATCAGGGAACAGGAAAAGAGTCTGAACCGACACACTCCGATAGTAGCGTTAACAGCCCATGCTATGAAAGGGGATCGTGAACGTTGTTTGGAGGCCGGAATGGACGACTACATTTCAAAACCTATAAATTATCATGAACTCGTGGAAGCTATCTGCAGAATTCAGCAGGAATTCCCTGAAGGCGCTTGA
- the uvrA gene encoding excinuclease ABC subunit UvrA, which translates to MASKTISIRGAREHNLKNIDLEIPRDKFVVITGLSGSGKSTLAFDTIYAEGQRRYVESLSAYARQFLEMMDKPDVDLIEGLSPAISIEQKTTSKNPRSTVGTVTEIYDYLRLLYARVGIPHCWECGKPISSMSIQQMTDVILEFPLDSRVHIMAPIIKGRKGEYRAEIGKLVRDGFVRAKIDGSLIDLSPDIRLEKNKKHDIDVVVDRLIVKPGLERRLADSLEIAANLGEGVVIVEDQDGRTHLFSEHLSCPEHGVSIGEISPRLFSFNNPYGACEMCGGLGVKTHFDPDLVVPDPDLSLIDGALAPWKKKNSVFLNQTIQAIAKHYAFDPATPFGKLSGPIQDMLLYGSGSEEIDFNYERDGRRHYFRKVFEGVIPNMERRRMESSSEDVQDEFGSFVSEIPCPSCHGARLKREARSVLIGGVPIHEFTAMSVRRAVQFMEELVLTPRSMEIARRVIKEIRNRLGFLDRVGLNYLTLDRSSATLSGGESQRIRLATQVGSSLVGVLYILDEPSIGLHQRDNQRLLSTLTDLRDQGNTVLVVEHDPETILSSDYVIDMGPGAGRLGGEVVFAGSPQQLLNSESSITGRYLSGRETIPIPLKRRKPKREKIVIKGARANNLRNIDVTIPLGIFTCVTGVSGSGKSTLVIEVLRKALQARSQRSFNKMGFVDKIEGLPYVDKVIEIDQSPIGRTPRSNPATYTGVFGHIRELFSSLPDSKMRGYKPGRYSFNVKGGRCESCHGDGVIKIEMHFLPDVYVKCDVCNGKRYNRETLEIKFKGKNITDVLDMTVQQAAEFMENIPPIFNKLRTLQEVGLGYIKLGQPATTLSGGEAQRIKLSKELSKRGTGRTLYILDEPTTGLHFADVKKLLDVLTSLVDAGNTVLVIEHNMDVIKVADYIIDLGPEGGDQGGEVLAQGSPEIISETPGSYTGVFLKEVLANQKGYRSLMVGAA; encoded by the coding sequence ATGGCTTCTAAAACCATATCAATACGTGGGGCAAGAGAGCATAACCTCAAGAATATCGATCTCGAGATCCCAAGGGATAAATTCGTCGTTATTACAGGTCTTTCCGGGTCGGGTAAGTCTACGCTCGCTTTTGACACTATTTACGCCGAAGGGCAGAGACGCTACGTTGAATCTCTGTCAGCGTACGCGAGACAGTTTCTGGAAATGATGGATAAGCCGGATGTAGATCTAATTGAGGGATTGTCTCCCGCCATCAGCATTGAGCAGAAAACCACTTCAAAGAACCCGCGATCGACTGTTGGGACAGTGACAGAAATTTACGACTATCTCAGGCTACTCTACGCGCGCGTCGGTATTCCCCACTGCTGGGAGTGCGGAAAACCGATAAGCTCTATGAGTATTCAACAAATGACGGATGTAATTTTGGAATTTCCTCTAGATTCGCGTGTCCACATCATGGCGCCCATTATCAAAGGCAGAAAGGGCGAATACAGGGCCGAAATCGGAAAGCTCGTCAGAGATGGCTTTGTCCGCGCAAAAATCGATGGCAGCCTCATTGACCTTTCACCAGACATACGTCTGGAAAAGAACAAGAAGCATGACATTGATGTTGTGGTTGATCGTCTTATAGTGAAACCCGGATTGGAGCGCCGACTCGCGGATTCTCTTGAAATAGCGGCTAATCTTGGTGAAGGAGTGGTGATTGTAGAGGATCAGGATGGGCGGACGCATCTTTTTAGTGAACATCTGTCCTGTCCTGAACATGGTGTTTCTATCGGAGAGATTTCTCCCAGGCTGTTTTCGTTTAACAACCCTTATGGAGCTTGCGAAATGTGCGGCGGGTTAGGAGTCAAGACTCATTTTGATCCTGACCTTGTTGTTCCTGATCCTGATCTGTCGCTTATAGATGGGGCCCTTGCCCCATGGAAGAAGAAAAACTCTGTATTTTTGAATCAAACAATTCAAGCTATAGCGAAGCATTATGCCTTTGACCCGGCGACGCCTTTCGGCAAGTTGTCCGGGCCCATTCAGGATATGTTGTTATATGGTTCAGGATCTGAAGAGATCGATTTCAATTATGAAAGAGACGGTAGACGGCACTACTTCCGAAAAGTTTTCGAAGGGGTAATTCCAAATATGGAGAGGCGCCGGATGGAATCCTCTAGCGAGGACGTTCAGGATGAATTTGGCTCATTCGTAAGTGAAATTCCCTGTCCATCGTGTCACGGAGCGAGACTCAAGCGTGAAGCCAGAAGTGTCCTGATAGGGGGAGTCCCCATACATGAATTTACGGCCATGTCTGTGCGTCGTGCTGTGCAATTCATGGAAGAACTTGTACTTACTCCAAGAAGCATGGAGATTGCCAGGCGTGTGATCAAGGAAATAAGAAACAGGCTCGGGTTTCTTGATCGTGTCGGACTAAATTACCTGACTTTGGATCGGAGTTCCGCCACTCTCTCAGGGGGCGAGTCGCAACGAATTAGATTGGCTACCCAGGTTGGGTCCTCGCTGGTAGGTGTGTTGTACATTCTTGATGAACCGAGCATAGGTTTACATCAGAGGGATAATCAAAGGTTGCTTTCCACGTTAACAGATTTGAGGGATCAGGGAAACACTGTGCTGGTCGTGGAACATGATCCTGAAACAATACTAAGTTCGGATTATGTGATAGACATGGGACCAGGAGCGGGAAGACTCGGGGGGGAAGTGGTATTCGCGGGGTCACCCCAACAACTATTGAATTCTGAATCCTCCATAACAGGCCGTTACCTGTCGGGCAGAGAAACAATTCCCATCCCATTGAAACGCCGCAAGCCCAAACGTGAGAAAATAGTTATCAAGGGCGCTCGAGCGAATAATCTGAGGAACATCGATGTAACAATCCCACTTGGTATCTTCACTTGTGTTACGGGAGTTTCCGGATCTGGGAAAAGCACTCTTGTTATTGAAGTTTTACGAAAGGCCCTCCAGGCCAGAAGTCAGAGAAGCTTTAACAAAATGGGTTTTGTGGACAAGATTGAGGGATTGCCATATGTCGACAAGGTTATAGAGATAGACCAGAGTCCTATAGGAAGGACTCCCAGATCAAATCCCGCTACATATACCGGAGTTTTCGGGCACATCCGTGAGCTTTTCTCCAGTTTGCCTGATTCAAAAATGCGAGGTTACAAGCCCGGACGATACAGTTTCAATGTGAAGGGCGGGAGATGTGAGTCCTGTCATGGAGACGGAGTAATAAAGATCGAAATGCATTTTCTTCCTGATGTTTACGTTAAATGTGATGTGTGTAACGGTAAGCGTTACAACAGAGAGACTCTCGAAATAAAATTTAAAGGGAAAAATATCACCGATGTTTTGGACATGACGGTTCAACAAGCCGCCGAATTTATGGAGAACATTCCTCCTATTTTCAACAAATTGAGAACACTTCAGGAAGTGGGATTGGGATATATAAAATTAGGTCAGCCCGCTACGACTCTTTCCGGGGGTGAGGCTCAAAGAATAAAACTGTCGAAAGAGCTTTCCAAGAGGGGAACGGGGAGGACGCTCTATATTCTCGACGAACCTACAACCGGTCTCCATTTCGCGGACGTGAAAAAGCTGCTTGATGTTTTGACCAGTCTTGTCGACGCAGGTAACACGGTCTTAGTGATTGAGCACAACATGGATGTGATTAAGGTTGCGGATTACATCATCGATCTGGGACCGGAAGGAGGGGATCAGGGTGGTGAGGTATTAGCGCAAGGCTCCCCGGAAATAATATCTGAAACCCCAGGTTCCTATACCGGAGTCTTTCTTAAGGAGGTTCTGGCAAATCAGAAAGGATATCGCTCCTTGATGGTCGGGGCAGCTTAA